GCCCTGTTGAGCACAACCTCTTGTCTCTTGGTGTCCACTACACCACATGCATGTGCGAATACACTTATCCATTGTAGTGAttgctaaaatatttttgcactAATGCTCATTTCAGTGAGGCTGGCAGTGCTGCAttttggctctttttttttttttaggtttcaaATCAAGGGCTGTAGTCCAGCCCAATTGCATGCTGCTACCTGCAGCCACAGCTCTCCACCACCATGTCCTCATACTGCTTATACACCACATTATTTCCAGCGTCAATGTACAGGATGCTAATAGGGCTGAGCTTGGAAGGCACACAGCAGCTGGGCGGTGTTGACTCTGGATCCATTGAGTTCATGAGCGTCTGGATGATGGCATGGTTGGTGGGTTCGAGGTGCGAGCGCAGTGGGAAGTCACATGCACCTTCGCAGTGGTATGCATCGTAGTCCAGTGGTGCAATGATCCAGTCATCCCATCCCAGCTCTTTAAAGTTGACATGGAGAGGTTTGCGGCTGCAGCGAGTCCTCCTCCTGCCACCTCCTTTGCCACCTCCGCCTGTTCCACCTGCTGCAATTGTTCCTCCTCCCCCTGCTGTCCCTGCCCCTCCAGAGCGGCCTGCTAATGCGGTCCTCCTCTTCTGGCGGGGCCTGGGTCTAGCACGACCCTCAGAGCTCCGATTAAGCATGTGCATGGCTTTCATCTTTTCACGGATCTCTCTGAACAGATTCTCTTTCCTGCGAGTGCGGGAAAAGGCTACAAGCAAAGCCCTCTCACTCCTGTGCTGCCCCTTAGTACCCAAACCAAAAAAAGCAGGAGAGACCACCTCGTTAGTTAAGACTGAGACAACAGCTATGCTGAAACACGCATGTCTGCTGTCTTGAGTTGTCCTGTGCACCCTATGGTGGACTCTCAGAGTAGTTCCAATGTTGAACACATCCCAAGTGCTCAAGGTGGTATCCAGAATGTTGATGGTTTTAGAAGTGAGCAGTAGAGGCTTGCCTGACGAGCCCGTAGAGGAGCAGCTATAAAGGAGCAGGTGGTATAGGTTTCCTTTAGAGGACCGTAATTTCTCCAAATCAGATGGAACCTTCCGCAACACCCGCAGCTCAGCCTCCACTAGTTCTTCTGTTCTCGAGAGACCCGAAAGGTCAAATACATACTGCTGGTGGGACTCAGCTGATGGCTCATCtgtaagaacaaaaaaaataataataatcaacaaCAAGAAGATGAACAGTTCAGTCTTAGACAGTCAAATATGTACTGCCTGGGAGGAATTTCAATAATGGTTCAATGTTAATTTAACTTCAACAGTGCTTACAGGAGCCATCTGTCTGGGGTAGAAATCTCACATTCCTTGGCCCGTTGTGAGCAGTCTACCAAATAGCCGA
This genomic stretch from Clarias gariepinus isolate MV-2021 ecotype Netherlands chromosome 13, CGAR_prim_01v2, whole genome shotgun sequence harbors:
- the gdf7 gene encoding growth/differentiation factor 6-A; translation: MSGRKSGAPWLWLAVFFGSALEAVALGSRAVWRNGSAVLVPDYMLNLYRTQSALERTSSYGSATRTRRRANTVTSFVDQSKDEPSAESHQQYVFDLSGLSRTEELVEAELRVLRKVPSDLEKLRSSKGNLYHLLLYSCSSTGSSGKPLLLTSKTINILDTTLSTWDVFNIGTTLRVHHRVHRTTQDSRHACFSIAVVSVLTNEVVSPAFFGLGTKGQHRSERALLVAFSRTRRKENLFREIREKMKAMHMLNRSSEGRARPRPRQKRRTALAGRSGGAGTAGGGGTIAAGGTGGGGKGGGRRRTRCSRKPLHVNFKELGWDDWIIAPLDYDAYHCEGACDFPLRSHLEPTNHAIIQTLMNSMDPESTPPSCCVPSKLSPISILYIDAGNNVVYKQYEDMVVESCGCR